The following coding sequences lie in one Mycobacterium sp. Z3061 genomic window:
- a CDS encoding sensor domain-containing protein, translated as MRLAVTAVGIGLAIGGAASAAAHPSEPGVVSYAVLGKGSVGNIVGAPMGWEAVFTEPFQAYSVDLPVCNNWAEIGLPEVYNDPDLAAFNGATAQTSASDQNHLVKQAVGVFATNDAADRAFHRVVDRTVGCSGQTTPMHLDNGTTQVWSFSGGPAGATDANWTKQEAGTDRRCFVQTRLRENVLLQAKVCQSGNAGPAVNVLAGAMQNALGQ; from the coding sequence ATGCGGCTTGCCGTCACAGCGGTGGGCATCGGCCTGGCCATCGGCGGCGCGGCCAGCGCTGCGGCCCATCCGTCGGAACCGGGAGTGGTGTCCTACGCCGTGCTCGGCAAAGGATCGGTCGGCAACATCGTCGGCGCCCCGATGGGGTGGGAAGCAGTGTTCACCGAGCCGTTCCAGGCCTACTCGGTGGATCTGCCGGTCTGTAACAACTGGGCTGAGATCGGCCTGCCCGAGGTGTATAACGACCCCGACCTGGCAGCGTTCAACGGGGCCACCGCGCAGACGTCGGCCAGCGACCAGAATCACCTCGTCAAGCAGGCGGTCGGAGTCTTCGCTACCAACGACGCGGCCGACCGGGCTTTCCACCGTGTCGTCGATCGCACGGTGGGTTGCTCGGGTCAGACCACCCCGATGCATCTGGACAACGGCACCACCCAGGTGTGGTCGTTCTCCGGCGGCCCGGCCGGGGCCACCGACGCGAATTGGACCAAGCAGGAGGCGGGAACCGATCGCCGGTGCTTCGTTCAAACCCGGCTGCGTGAAAACGTGTTGCTCCAGGCCAAGGTCTGCCAATCTGGCAACGCCGGCCCGGCGGTCAATGTGTTGGCCGGGGCGATGCAGAACGCGCTGGGCCAGTAG
- the egtA gene encoding ergothioneine biosynthesis glutamate--cysteine ligase EgtA — MTRIAATAGPQLDDIDVANAELTSSAAVAKHISEGCLVDGPVGRVGLELEAHCFDPADPLRRPSWDEISAVLKWLKPLPGGSAVTVEPGGAVELSGPPADGVLPAIDAMAGDQVVLRSALAEAGLGLVFLGADPLRSPERINPGARYRAMEQFFAASDSGSAGAAMMTSTASIQLNLDAGPQAGWADRVRLAHALGPTMIAIAANSPMLAGEFSGWQSTRQWVWGQMDSARCGPVLGVSGDDPGTDWARYALKAPVMMVHAPDATAVTYYVPFTDWVDGRVLLGDRRPTIADLEYHLTTLFPPVRPRQWLEIRYLDSVPDAVWPALVFTLTTLLDDPAAADLAAEAVEPVATSWDTAARLGLRDRRLYAAANRCLSIAAERAPAELADTMQQLMLNVETGRCPADDFSDRVIEHGIAATVAQAARAAQGEQ, encoded by the coding sequence ATGACGCGCATCGCCGCTACCGCGGGCCCGCAGCTGGACGACATCGATGTGGCCAACGCCGAGCTGACCAGCTCGGCCGCCGTCGCGAAGCACATCTCCGAAGGCTGTCTTGTCGATGGACCGGTGGGACGCGTCGGTCTGGAACTGGAGGCGCACTGCTTCGATCCGGCCGATCCGCTGCGCCGGCCGAGCTGGGACGAGATCAGCGCCGTGCTGAAGTGGCTCAAACCGCTGCCGGGCGGCAGCGCCGTCACCGTGGAGCCCGGTGGTGCCGTCGAACTCTCGGGTCCGCCCGCCGACGGCGTGCTGCCCGCTATCGATGCGATGGCCGGCGACCAGGTCGTGCTGAGGAGCGCGCTGGCCGAGGCTGGTCTGGGTTTGGTCTTCTTGGGCGCAGACCCGCTGCGGTCGCCGGAGCGGATCAACCCGGGAGCCCGGTATCGCGCCATGGAACAGTTCTTCGCCGCCAGCGACAGTGGATCGGCTGGCGCGGCGATGATGACTTCGACGGCGTCGATCCAGCTCAACCTGGACGCGGGACCGCAGGCGGGCTGGGCCGATCGGGTACGCCTGGCGCACGCGCTGGGTCCGACGATGATCGCCATCGCGGCGAACTCCCCGATGCTGGCCGGCGAGTTCTCCGGTTGGCAGTCCACCCGGCAGTGGGTGTGGGGTCAAATGGACTCGGCGCGATGTGGCCCCGTGCTGGGAGTCAGCGGGGACGATCCCGGCACCGACTGGGCCCGGTACGCGCTGAAGGCGCCCGTGATGATGGTCCATGCTCCGGACGCGACGGCGGTCACGTATTACGTGCCGTTCACCGACTGGGTGGACGGCCGGGTGCTGCTCGGCGACCGCCGCCCCACCATCGCCGACCTGGAATATCACCTGACCACGTTGTTCCCGCCGGTGCGGCCGCGGCAGTGGCTGGAGATCCGCTACCTCGACAGCGTTCCCGACGCGGTCTGGCCCGCGCTGGTCTTCACGCTGACGACCCTGCTCGACGATCCGGCCGCCGCTGACCTGGCCGCCGAGGCCGTCGAACCGGTCGCCACCTCCTGGGACACCGCAGCGCGGCTGGGCCTGCGCGATCGGCGGCTCTACGCGGCCGCCAACCGGTGCCTGTCCATCGCCGCCGAGCGGGCTCCGGCCGAACTCGCCGACACGATGCAGCAATTGATGCTCAACGTCGAAACCGGACGATGTCCGGCCGACGACTTCTCCGACCGCGTCATCGAACATGGAATCGCCGCCACGGTCGCGCAGGCCGCCCGCGCGGCGCAAGGGGAGCAGTGA